From the genome of Chionomys nivalis chromosome 9, mChiNiv1.1, whole genome shotgun sequence:
GATAGTATGCCTTTATAATGGCCTGCAATGGTTTAAATGATCTTTATTCCCGTTGCCTCTTAGACTTCATCTACACAATCCTCATTCAGCTTCTTTAACCTCTGGTATGCTTTTTGGACATTGCAGTAAAGTTCACACCTTAGGGGCTCTTGctttttctgttgtgtttacaTGAAATACTATCACCCCAAATAACTTAATGAATTATTCACTGTTTATACATGTTTCTCATGTTTCTTCTCATTTGAATGATGAGCAAAAACTGTCTCGTGAGTCCCATTTTGGAATCACATTCTGCATACTGTCTTGGTGCTCCTTGCTTAAATTTCCTATAAGTGAAAGCATCATTTGAGACCTGTCACAAAAAAGTGTATTATAATACAGAGAAAGATGATTTCTAATTTGAGGAATAAAATTGGAGTCTCTTCTGTGCAATAGCCAGTGTCTGCCTTGCATATGTGGCAGATGAGATCAATTGTTCTGATTCCAGAGACATGATGGCTAACATTGAAAGCACTAACTCGGCAACTCAATATCAAGTgctcttgttttgtgtttgatcAGGTGCGACACGTATACCAGTCAGCTGGATTCCTTACAATTGTGTGCGATAGAGATCTCTGCAGCAAGTCTTCTTTTCAGAAAATCTTTGATTGTCATTTGTAACAAGAGCAATAGTGGCCAACGGAATGCAATTCAATTTTTGTGAAACGCTCAGGTAATGCTTGCTGTCCATTGTTAATATACCTTTCATAGTGACTATAAAATATACTATTAATTTCAATATTCTCATTTTCCCCTTTAGGTAACAATAAGGTAAACCCTTGAATTGGGCCCACCATGAGAGCAAATCATTCTACAGTGTCTGAATTTGTACTGCTGGGGCTCTCAAACTCCTGGGAGattcagatttttctctttttctttttctgtctattCTATGTTTCCAGTTTGACAGGAAACTTCATCATACTTGTCACTGTCACTTCTGACCCCTATTTGCATTCTCCTATGTATTTTCTACTGGCCAATCTCTCTGTTATTGATCTTATATTTTGCTCCATTGCAGCACCCAAAATGATTTGTGATCTTTTTAGGAAGCAGAAAGTCATCTCTTTTGGAGGCTGTATCAGTCAGATATTTTTCAGTCACGCTGTTGGAGGCACTGAGATGGTATTGCTCATAGCTATGGCCTTTGACAGGTATGTGGCCATATGCAAACCCCTCCACTATCTGACCATCATGAGCCCACGGATGTGCTTGTTAATATTAATGGCTGCTTGGATCATTGGCCTCATTCATTCATCAGCTCAGTTGGCTTTTATTATAAACTTGCCCTTCTGTGGTCCTAACATATTAGACAGCTTCTACTGTGACATACCACGACTTCTTAAACTTGCATGCACAGATACTTACAAACTTGAGTTTATGGTCACTGCCAATAGTGGGTTCATTTCCTTGGTTGCATTCTTCTTACTCATCGTCTCCTACATCTTTCTCCTCATCACTGTCCAGAAGCATACCTTAGGACGCTCATCCAAGGCCCTTTCTACTCTGTTGGCCCATATTACCGTCGTAATTTTGTTTTTTGgcccattgatttttttctatgtgtgGCCTGCTCCTTCAACACATGTGGATAAATTTCTAGCTAT
Proteins encoded in this window:
- the LOC130881532 gene encoding olfactory receptor 4F15-like; translation: MRANHSTVSEFVLLGLSNSWEIQIFLFFFFCLFYVSSLTGNFIILVTVTSDPYLHSPMYFLLANLSVIDLIFCSIAAPKMICDLFRKQKVISFGGCISQIFFSHAVGGTEMVLLIAMAFDRYVAICKPLHYLTIMSPRMCLLILMAAWIIGLIHSSAQLAFIINLPFCGPNILDSFYCDIPRLLKLACTDTYKLEFMVTANSGFISLVAFFLLIVSYIFLLITVQKHTLGRSSKALSTLLAHITVVILFFGPLIFFYVWPAPSTHVDKFLAIFDAVLTPFLNPVIYTFRNREMKIAIRKGFCQFLGFRKSI